In bacterium, a genomic segment contains:
- the hisF gene encoding imidazole glycerol phosphate synthase subunit HisF — translation MQQVKVIPCLDIKDGRVVKGVKFVELQDARDPVEAAIAYCNAGADELVFLDIAASVETRATRLDWVKKVKEVTTVPFCVGGGIRNLEDMQTLFDLGVNKVSINTSAVKNPSLIKDAAEKFGKERIVVAIDGKKNPPEDSCPRLELLIMGGGESTGLDVVEWAKKVDQLGAGEILLTSKDADGTREGYDIEMTKAVVEAVSIPVTASGGAGTLEHLYEVIVQAKAANVLCASVFHFGEITIPETKKYLKGRGIAIRM, via the coding sequence ATGCAACAAGTGAAAGTAATTCCATGTCTGGATATAAAAGACGGACGAGTAGTTAAAGGCGTAAAGTTTGTTGAATTACAAGACGCACGTGATCCTGTAGAAGCAGCAATTGCTTATTGTAACGCAGGCGCAGATGAACTTGTTTTTTTAGATATAGCTGCCTCTGTTGAGACAAGAGCCACACGACTGGATTGGGTAAAGAAGGTAAAAGAGGTAACCACTGTACCCTTTTGTGTTGGTGGAGGCATAAGGAATTTAGAGGATATGCAAACTCTTTTTGATCTCGGAGTAAACAAAGTATCTATTAATACATCTGCTGTTAAAAATCCCTCTTTAATCAAGGATGCTGCTGAAAAATTTGGCAAAGAAAGAATTGTTGTTGCTATTGACGGGAAGAAAAATCCACCTGAGGATAGCTGCCCGAGATTGGAGCTCCTAATTATGGGTGGAGGGGAGTCGACTGGTCTGGATGTGGTTGAATGGGCAAAAAAGGTGGACCAGTTAGGCGCGGGCGAAATTCTCCTGACCAGCAAGGATGCGGATGGTACAAGAGAAGGGTACGATATTGAGATGACCAAAGCAGTAGTAGAAGCAGTCTCAATTCCTGTTACTGCCTCAGGCGGTGCAGGAACATTAGAGCATCTTTATGAAGTCATAGTCCAAGCTAAGGCAGCCAATGTGTTATGTGCTTCAGTATTCCATTTTGGAGAAATCACAATCCCTGAGACAAAAAAATATCTGAAGGGAAGAGGTATAGCGATCAGAATGTAG
- a CDS encoding ABC-F family ATP-binding cassette domain-containing protein — protein MLQIKDLNKNFGNRPLFRDCSLFVKSGERIALVGANGSGKTTLFRIIMNNEPYDTGEIILPTNVRVGFLPQEIDAVKGATLLTEVMCCWPEIGKLENKIERLASKLAETKGPAQEQILHDYGKAQSRFEALGGYNIEYQAKKILFGLGFKENDLSRATDVFSGGWQMRIALAKLLLDPPELMMLDEPTNHLDLESLLWLQNYLLAYKGTLIFTSHDRDFINQVVTRVIEIDAAKLVKYNGNYDYYLKEKDNREEILLAARKNQERKVEQTQKFINRFRATASRARLVQSKIKALDKMEKVTAPKKTKHVRFCFPQPLRSGHEVITIKDLYKSYGDNKVYEGVDLSIGRGDKVALVGSNGAGKSTLLKILAGVLEIDKGSRMIGHNVNNGYYPQHRLDILNTHNTCLAEIEDVYHSGGQTEIRKLLGSFLFSGDDVYKKVSVLSGGEKSRLVLVKILANPPNFLLMDEPINHLDIPSRDILIEALSEFTGTLCFISHDVYFIRKVANKIIEIKDGKLKIYPGGYDYYIHKREVDEKNRRLEEEPKLEDIRNAAKAGRKRNIYIQKPELDTLGKEIAETEKELIELSARLEEISRLLSDPAIYKDNSFISLAKEQKLLKVKIGELTVKWESCIA, from the coding sequence ATGTTACAGATAAAAGATCTTAATAAAAATTTTGGGAATAGACCGTTGTTCAGGGATTGCTCTCTATTTGTGAAGAGTGGAGAGAGGATTGCTTTAGTTGGAGCAAATGGTTCGGGAAAGACAACCCTTTTCAGGATAATTATGAATAACGAACCTTATGATACGGGAGAGATAATCTTGCCGACTAATGTAAGGGTGGGGTTTTTGCCGCAGGAGATAGATGCGGTAAAAGGAGCCACTCTACTTACTGAGGTTATGTGCTGTTGGCCGGAAATAGGGAAGTTGGAGAATAAGATAGAAAGATTAGCGTCTAAACTTGCAGAGACAAAAGGTCCGGCACAGGAGCAGATTCTCCATGATTATGGAAAGGCGCAGTCCCGTTTTGAAGCGCTGGGCGGATATAATATTGAATATCAGGCTAAGAAGATATTATTTGGCCTGGGTTTTAAGGAAAATGACCTTTCAAGGGCAACAGATGTGTTTAGCGGCGGATGGCAGATGCGCATTGCTCTGGCTAAACTGCTCTTGGACCCGCCTGAGCTTATGATGCTGGATGAGCCGACTAACCATTTAGACCTGGAATCACTCCTCTGGCTGCAGAATTATCTGCTTGCTTATAAGGGCACATTGATATTTACGTCGCATGACAGAGACTTCATCAATCAAGTAGTAACAAGAGTTATCGAGATAGATGCGGCTAAACTTGTAAAGTATAATGGAAACTACGACTACTATCTGAAAGAAAAAGACAATCGCGAAGAAATATTACTTGCTGCCCGTAAGAACCAGGAACGAAAGGTTGAACAGACACAGAAGTTTATCAATAGATTCCGCGCTACTGCGAGCCGGGCAAGATTGGTACAAAGCAAGATAAAAGCGTTAGATAAAATGGAAAAGGTAACGGCACCAAAGAAGACAAAGCATGTACGTTTTTGCTTCCCGCAACCTCTACGCAGCGGTCATGAGGTAATAACGATTAAGGATCTTTATAAAAGCTATGGTGATAATAAAGTTTATGAAGGTGTTGATCTCAGTATAGGTCGGGGTGATAAAGTCGCCCTTGTTGGATCAAACGGCGCGGGAAAGTCCACGCTCTTAAAAATTTTAGCCGGAGTACTGGAGATTGATAAAGGCTCCCGGATGATTGGGCATAACGTAAATAACGGATATTATCCTCAGCATCGGCTGGATATATTGAACACGCACAATACATGTCTTGCAGAGATAGAAGATGTGTATCACAGTGGCGGCCAGACGGAGATAAGAAAATTATTGGGTAGTTTCCTATTCTCGGGCGATGATGTGTATAAAAAAGTATCCGTCTTAAGTGGCGGAGAGAAAAGCAGATTGGTATTGGTTAAGATACTGGCCAATCCTCCAAACTTTTTACTCATGGACGAACCTATAAATCATCTTGATATTCCGTCACGGGATATTCTCATTGAGGCACTGAGTGAGTTTACGGGCACGCTTTGTTTTATAAGCCATGACGTGTATTTTATAAGGAAAGTAGCTAATAAAATCATTGAGATAAAGGATGGAAAACTGAAAATTTATCCCGGAGGCTATGATTATTATATTCACAAAAGAGAGGTGGATGAGAAGAACAGACGGCTTGAAGAGGAGCCCAAACTTGAGGACATAAGAAACGCCGCAAAGGCAGGCCGCAAAAGAAATATTTACATACAAAAACCCGAGCTGGATACACTCGGGAAAGAAATTGCGGAGACAGAAAAAGAATTGATTGAATTATCTGCGCGGTTGGAAGAAATAAGCAGGCTATTATCTGACCCTGCGATATACAAAGATAATTCTTTTATCTCTCTGGCCAAGGAACAAAAGTTGCTTAAAGTAAAGATAGGCGAACTTACAGTTAAGTGGGAAAGCTGTATAGCTTAG
- the purL gene encoding phosphoribosylformylglycinamidine synthase subunit PurL, which yields MESTVKVDVEAAKGLGLTEQEFEQIKKLLGREPNFTELGVFSAMWSEHCSYKNSRKLFKLFPTKGKQVLIGAGEENTGIVDIGDGLGVAFKIESHNHPSAVEPFEASATGIGGCLRDIFTVGARPVAVLGALRFGSLDNEKVKFLFKEVIRGLAHYANTAEINAVGGDSYFDESYEGNPLVNAFAVGIVKHKDIARGAASGIGNPIYYIGGDTGRDGVGGASFASQEITEESASDTSSVAIGNAELGKRLRKGCLELIEKGLIVGMQDMGAAGLTCSSCETASRSGTGIEIDVALVPQREKGMTPYEILLSESQERMLAILKDGKEKEALDILKKWNINAVKIGKVTDDKMMRVKENGIVVCEIPPQALTERAPLYDRDAKEPSYLKDAQNLDRKSIIEPDDFNKVLLQLLDSPTIASKESAYKNFTAIDKDEVIVGAGSDAAVVKIKGTKKALAISVDCNGRYCYLNPYNGAMMAVAEAARNIVCSGGRPLAITDGLNFGSPMKPENYWQFKKCIEGLSSACRALDTPVVSGNVSFYNENPKGAIDPTPMVGMVGLINDVNKHVTQEFKNEGDIIVLLGENKADLSGSEYLYLIHNQKKGNPQIDIQTEKSVQKACLEAIESGIINSAHDCSEGGLSVTLTESCISNLNKMLGAVIELDGLKNNDIRMDEILFGEAPSRIVVSLNKDKMELLEKIAQKHSIAYTILGEVSGENLAIKDNRESIIDISVKELSNTWRNAIPSRLEK from the coding sequence ATGGAGAGTACAGTTAAAGTTGATGTGGAAGCAGCAAAAGGTTTAGGACTTACTGAGCAGGAGTTTGAACAGATCAAAAAACTTTTGGGCAGAGAGCCAAATTTTACAGAATTAGGAGTTTTTTCAGCTATGTGGAGTGAACATTGCAGTTACAAGAATTCACGCAAGTTGTTCAAACTTTTCCCAACCAAAGGTAAACAGGTGTTAATTGGTGCAGGTGAGGAAAATACAGGAATTGTTGATATAGGCGACGGATTGGGCGTTGCCTTCAAGATAGAATCACATAACCATCCTTCGGCAGTGGAACCATTCGAGGCTTCAGCTACAGGTATAGGCGGATGTTTGAGGGACATATTTACAGTAGGAGCAAGGCCTGTTGCAGTGTTAGGTGCATTGAGATTCGGAAGTTTAGATAATGAAAAAGTTAAATTCTTATTTAAAGAGGTAATCAGGGGACTGGCTCATTATGCTAACACTGCAGAGATTAATGCCGTTGGTGGTGACAGCTATTTTGACGAAAGTTATGAAGGGAATCCTTTGGTTAATGCTTTTGCCGTAGGTATTGTAAAACATAAAGATATTGCAAGAGGCGCTGCGTCTGGAATAGGAAATCCCATATATTACATAGGAGGAGACACGGGCAGAGACGGGGTAGGTGGAGCGAGTTTTGCGTCTCAGGAAATTACTGAGGAATCTGCTTCTGATACGAGCAGCGTTGCTATAGGTAACGCAGAGCTCGGGAAACGCTTGAGAAAGGGGTGTCTGGAACTAATAGAAAAAGGCCTTATTGTTGGGATGCAGGATATGGGAGCTGCCGGGCTTACTTGCTCATCCTGCGAAACAGCCTCAAGAAGCGGGACTGGTATTGAGATAGACGTTGCCTTAGTTCCTCAAAGAGAAAAAGGAATGACTCCTTATGAAATCCTTTTGTCTGAATCTCAGGAAAGAATGCTTGCTATATTAAAAGACGGAAAGGAAAAAGAGGCATTAGATATATTGAAAAAATGGAACATCAACGCGGTAAAAATCGGGAAGGTTACAGATGATAAAATGATGAGAGTTAAAGAAAACGGGATAGTGGTTTGTGAAATTCCGCCACAGGCTCTTACAGAAAGAGCGCCTTTGTATGATAGAGATGCTAAAGAGCCTTCTTACTTAAAAGATGCTCAAAATCTGGATAGAAAATCCATAATCGAACCTGACGATTTCAATAAAGTGTTATTGCAGCTGCTTGATTCTCCGACTATTGCCAGCAAAGAATCAGCATATAAAAACTTTACTGCTATAGACAAGGATGAAGTTATAGTAGGAGCAGGTTCAGACGCAGCTGTAGTTAAAATTAAGGGCACTAAAAAGGCTTTAGCAATAAGTGTGGATTGCAACGGGAGATATTGCTATCTGAATCCTTATAACGGTGCAATGATGGCGGTTGCAGAGGCAGCAAGAAACATAGTCTGTTCTGGTGGAAGACCTCTTGCTATTACTGACGGCTTAAATTTTGGCAGTCCGATGAAACCTGAAAATTACTGGCAGTTTAAAAAATGCATAGAAGGACTTTCCTCCGCGTGCAGGGCTTTAGACACACCTGTTGTCAGTGGTAATGTAAGTTTCTACAACGAGAATCCTAAAGGAGCGATAGATCCGACCCCTATGGTAGGCATGGTAGGTTTGATAAACGATGTAAATAAACATGTTACCCAAGAATTCAAGAATGAAGGTGATATAATAGTTCTTTTAGGTGAAAACAAGGCCGACCTTTCTGGGAGTGAATATTTGTATCTTATTCACAATCAGAAAAAAGGTAATCCTCAGATAGATATACAGACAGAGAAGTCTGTTCAGAAAGCATGTCTTGAGGCAATTGAATCAGGTATTATTAATTCCGCTCATGATTGTTCAGAAGGTGGCCTGTCCGTAACTTTGACTGAATCATGTATCTCAAATTTAAATAAAATGCTTGGTGCTGTAATAGAATTGGATGGCTTAAAAAACAACGATATAAGAATGGATGAAATTTTATTTGGAGAAGCACCTTCCCGAATAGTGGTTTCTCTAAATAAGGATAAAATGGAGCTTCTTGAAAAAATAGCTCAGAAACATTCCATTGCATATACTATTCTCGGGGAAGTTAGTGGAGAAAATCTGGCAATCAAAGACAATCGAGAAAGTATAATAGATATTTCTGTTAAAGAACTAAGCAATACATGGAGGAACGCAATTCCTTCAAGATTAGAAAAATAG
- a CDS encoding PTS sugar transporter subunit IIA, with the protein MRISDHISEKMICLALENTTKDGVIRELAELLKNSEDITDFDMFLKDVFEREKLGATGIGNEIAIPHARTDAVNNIIIAFGRVSQGVDFNGVDGKPVKLVFLMGTPKKDVNKYLQVLAHLTRLLKKESFRQQLLEAQNAGEILNAIREIED; encoded by the coding sequence ATGAGAATATCAGACCATATCTCAGAGAAAATGATTTGTTTAGCTTTGGAAAATACAACAAAGGATGGCGTAATAAGAGAACTAGCTGAGTTATTAAAAAATTCTGAAGATATTACTGATTTTGATATGTTTTTAAAAGATGTTTTTGAGCGGGAGAAATTGGGTGCTACAGGAATAGGCAATGAAATAGCTATCCCGCATGCCAGAACAGATGCTGTGAATAATATTATTATTGCGTTTGGAAGGGTCTCTCAAGGCGTTGATTTTAATGGCGTAGATGGTAAACCTGTAAAACTAGTTTTTTTAATGGGTACTCCAAAAAAGGACGTCAATAAATACCTTCAGGTTTTAGCTCACCTTACAAGACTATTAAAAAAAGAATCCTTTCGGCAGCAGCTTTTGGAAGCGCAAAATGCAGGCGAGATACTGAATGCCATAAGAGAAATTGAAGATTAA
- a CDS encoding cation:proton antiporter has product MDILFFIGLALICGFIGGRLARLVKLPSVVGYLLAGLLLGNSVFNIFSLKVLDRISIFSDFALGIVAFIIGSEMRISVIRKFGKGILTILLGESFGAVLLVTLGVYFLTHQLHIALIFGALAAATAPAGTVAVLQEYKSKGELTNTIYAIVGLDDGVAVVIYVFVAAFVKMFLIGSSISFVGIIKGPVIEILGSILLGGLIGIILGYFLRKLHRKPEILAISLGGILVCTSLSNYFHLSLILANMSLAVVFTNVFLFANRRAYEAINFITTSIFIVFFVIAGAHLQIKLLPAMGLVGLIYILTRSVGKMGGAHLGAVMARANPVIRKYLGLGLLPQAGVAIGLAILATKEFGALGEAGAHLAVLVINTIAATTIFFEIIGPITTKIAISKAGEIGKKKTSRY; this is encoded by the coding sequence ATGGACATATTATTTTTTATAGGACTGGCCCTGATCTGTGGTTTTATTGGAGGGAGGCTTGCCAGGCTTGTTAAGCTTCCTTCAGTTGTTGGATATCTTCTTGCAGGACTTCTATTAGGGAATTCTGTTTTTAATATATTTAGCTTAAAGGTGTTAGATAGAATAAGTATTTTTAGTGATTTTGCTCTTGGAATTGTTGCCTTTATCATTGGCAGTGAGATGCGTATTAGTGTAATACGTAAATTTGGCAAAGGAATTTTAACAATTCTTTTGGGAGAGTCATTTGGTGCAGTTCTACTTGTAACACTGGGCGTTTATTTTTTAACTCATCAACTCCATATTGCGCTGATATTTGGAGCTCTGGCAGCAGCTACAGCTCCTGCGGGCACAGTTGCGGTTCTACAGGAATATAAATCAAAGGGAGAATTGACAAATACAATATATGCAATTGTTGGTTTGGATGACGGCGTAGCTGTCGTAATTTATGTATTCGTTGCTGCTTTTGTAAAGATGTTTTTAATTGGCAGTTCGATATCCTTTGTTGGGATTATAAAAGGGCCTGTAATTGAAATATTAGGCTCAATTCTTTTGGGCGGATTAATTGGAATTATTCTTGGATATTTTTTAAGAAAACTGCATAGAAAGCCGGAGATTTTAGCTATATCTCTGGGAGGTATTCTGGTATGTACCAGTTTATCAAATTACTTTCATCTTTCTCTTATTCTGGCAAATATGAGCTTGGCTGTAGTATTCACCAACGTTTTCCTGTTTGCAAACCGCAGAGCTTATGAGGCGATTAATTTTATTACTACATCTATATTTATAGTCTTCTTTGTCATAGCAGGTGCTCATCTTCAGATAAAGCTTCTTCCTGCTATGGGACTGGTAGGATTAATTTATATTCTTACTAGATCTGTTGGAAAGATGGGAGGAGCACATTTGGGAGCTGTAATGGCAAGGGCAAACCCAGTTATTCGAAAATATCTAGGACTTGGACTGCTTCCACAAGCAGGCGTTGCTATAGGACTTGCTATTCTGGCTACAAAGGAATTTGGAGCTTTAGGAGAAGCAGGAGCGCATTTAGCAGTCCTTGTTATAAATACAATTGCTGCAACCACAATTTTCTTTGAAATAATAGGCCCGATAACAACAAAAATTGCAATATCAAAAGCAGGAGAAATAGGCAAGAAAAAAACAAGCCGTTATTAA
- a CDS encoding amidophosphoribosyltransferase, with product MDGIFGVALKKDCQEVLFYGTDYHSHLGTEYGGLAVLGKRLVRKIHTISGEQFKSRFYEDYKKMKGKSGIGVISTREEQPIYLNSKFGHLCIVSNGLITNSDSLTNDLRRQGISFSETAKQGVNSTELVAKLINQGKSLVHGIENYFKKIKGSCSILILHKDGIYIARDKLGYTPLVIGKSHEGWAVTTETSAFFNLGFSIERYVKPGEILLLKSTGFKVLKEEEPHQKTDAFLWIYTGFPASNYEGINTEEVRERCGKFLAKRDNVEADLVAGVPDSGTTHAIGYSIESRIPFRRPLVKYNPGYGRSYIPPSQSIRDHIAKMKLIPIKEIIKGNRIILCEDSIVRGTQLKNYTIQKLWESGAKEIHVRAACPPLLFPSKFDYSTKKKEELVARRTIRALEGKDIKDMSEYIDSNSKKHKKMVDYIAKELDVTTLKYQTLEDMVKAIGLPKEKLCLYVWTGKV from the coding sequence ATGGACGGGATATTCGGAGTTGCCCTGAAGAAGGATTGTCAGGAGGTTTTATTTTATGGAACAGATTATCATTCTCATTTAGGAACAGAATATGGGGGACTGGCAGTATTGGGAAAAAGATTGGTTAGAAAGATTCACACAATCAGCGGAGAACAGTTTAAGAGCAGATTCTATGAAGATTATAAGAAAATGAAAGGGAAGTCAGGTATTGGCGTTATATCTACAAGAGAGGAGCAGCCCATATATCTAAATTCAAAGTTTGGGCACTTATGTATTGTCAGTAACGGCTTAATCACCAATTCGGATAGTTTGACTAATGATTTGCGCAGGCAGGGAATCTCATTTAGTGAAACAGCTAAACAAGGAGTAAACAGTACAGAACTGGTTGCAAAATTGATAAATCAGGGCAAGAGCTTAGTTCATGGAATAGAAAATTACTTTAAAAAAATTAAGGGCTCTTGTTCTATCCTGATATTACATAAAGACGGTATCTATATTGCAAGGGATAAACTGGGATATACTCCTTTGGTTATAGGTAAATCTCATGAAGGCTGGGCAGTAACTACAGAAACTTCTGCTTTTTTTAACTTAGGATTTAGTATAGAAAGATATGTTAAGCCGGGTGAAATACTGCTTTTAAAGTCCACTGGGTTTAAGGTTCTCAAAGAAGAGGAGCCGCATCAAAAGACGGATGCATTTTTATGGATCTATACGGGTTTTCCCGCATCGAATTATGAGGGTATAAATACAGAAGAAGTAAGAGAGCGCTGCGGAAAATTTTTGGCAAAAAGAGATAACGTTGAAGCAGATTTGGTAGCAGGAGTTCCGGACTCAGGAACTACGCATGCTATTGGTTATTCCATTGAATCAAGAATACCTTTTAGGCGTCCTCTGGTTAAATATAATCCCGGCTATGGAAGGAGTTATATACCTCCTTCTCAAAGCATAAGAGACCATATTGCTAAAATGAAGCTGATTCCAATTAAAGAGATAATTAAAGGGAACAGGATCATTTTATGTGAAGATTCAATCGTAAGAGGCACTCAGCTTAAAAACTATACTATTCAAAAATTGTGGGAAAGCGGGGCAAAGGAAATTCATGTCAGGGCTGCGTGCCCGCCTTTATTGTTTCCTTCTAAATTCGATTATTCTACCAAGAAAAAAGAAGAACTGGTCGCCAGACGTACAATAAGAGCCTTAGAAGGCAAGGATATAAAAGATATGAGTGAATACATTGATTCCAATTCAAAAAAACACAAAAAAATGGTAGATTATATTGCCAAAGAATTAGACGTTACCACCTTAAAATATCAAACCCTTGAAGACATGGTAAAAGCAATAGGATTACCCAAAGAAAAACTTTGCCTTTATGTATGGACAGGGAAGGTTTAA
- a CDS encoding DUF1846 domain-containing protein, whose product MDKKIGFDNEKYLKEQTKAILERVERADNKLYLEFGGKLVFDFHASRVLPGFDPNVKIRLLQKLKDKADILLCIYAGDIERKKVRADFGITYDAAVLKSIDDLKDWGIDILAVVITRFEDQPATIIFKNKLERRNIKVYTHTFTKGYPTDVNLIVSDKGYGANEYIETKKPLVVVTGPGPGSGKLATCLSQLYHDYKRGMKNGYAKFETFPIWNLPLKHPVNAAYEAATADLRDFNMIDSFHLEAYNKVAVNYNRDVEVFPVLKRILEKITGSESIYKSPTDMGVNRAGFGIIDDEIVKHAAEQEVVRRYFRCACEYVMGLVDKETVQRVELIMEDLNLKPEDRLVVVPARKAIEDAQQRGEGNEGVFCGAAIELKDGLIITGKNSSLMHATSSLILNAVKELAEIPDKIHLLSPNIIDSIGNLKKNILNTKAVSLNLEETLIALSISATTNPTSQLAMEKLGELKGCEIHMTHIPTPGDEAGLRKLGVNTTSDPDFSTKTLFVE is encoded by the coding sequence ATGGATAAGAAAATAGGTTTTGATAATGAGAAGTATCTAAAGGAGCAGACTAAGGCTATTCTTGAGAGAGTTGAGAGAGCTGATAATAAACTGTACCTTGAGTTTGGCGGAAAGCTTGTCTTTGACTTTCATGCTTCAAGGGTTCTACCGGGCTTTGATCCTAATGTAAAAATACGGCTCTTGCAAAAGTTAAAGGATAAGGCAGACATATTGCTCTGTATATATGCCGGTGATATTGAAAGGAAGAAAGTAAGAGCAGACTTCGGAATTACATACGATGCTGCAGTACTCAAATCAATTGATGATTTAAAGGATTGGGGTATTGATATACTGGCAGTTGTAATAACACGTTTTGAAGATCAGCCGGCAACTATAATATTTAAGAACAAATTAGAGCGCAGAAACATAAAGGTTTATACCCACACATTTACAAAAGGATATCCTACGGATGTGAATTTAATTGTAAGTGATAAAGGTTATGGAGCAAACGAGTATATTGAGACTAAAAAACCTCTTGTTGTAGTTACCGGGCCAGGCCCCGGCAGCGGTAAATTAGCTACGTGTCTTTCTCAATTATATCATGATTATAAGAGAGGGATGAAAAATGGATATGCAAAATTTGAAACATTTCCTATATGGAATCTGCCGCTTAAACATCCGGTAAATGCGGCTTATGAAGCAGCAACAGCAGATTTAAGGGATTTTAATATGATAGATTCTTTTCATCTTGAAGCATACAACAAGGTAGCTGTGAACTATAACAGGGATGTAGAGGTGTTTCCTGTGCTTAAGAGAATATTGGAGAAGATAACCGGATCTGAGTCAATATATAAGTCACCTACTGATATGGGTGTAAACAGAGCTGGTTTTGGAATTATAGATGACGAAATAGTAAAACACGCCGCAGAGCAGGAAGTAGTAAGAAGATATTTTAGATGTGCCTGCGAATATGTCATGGGTCTTGTGGATAAGGAAACTGTGCAAAGGGTGGAGCTAATTATGGAGGATCTTAATCTTAAGCCGGAGGATAGGCTGGTGGTTGTGCCAGCACGGAAAGCTATTGAAGATGCTCAACAAAGAGGAGAGGGTAATGAAGGAGTCTTTTGCGGTGCGGCAATAGAATTAAAAGACGGTTTGATCATTACAGGGAAAAACTCCTCTCTTATGCATGCAACATCAAGTCTTATTCTGAATGCTGTAAAAGAGCTGGCGGAAATTCCCGATAAGATACATCTTCTGTCTCCGAACATAATAGATTCCATAGGCAATCTTAAAAAGAATATTTTAAATACGAAAGCAGTGAGCCTGAATCTGGAAGAAACCTTAATTGCCCTTTCTATAAGCGCAACTACGAACCCAACCTCTCAGCTGGCTATGGAGAAGCTGGGGGAACTTAAGGGCTGTGAAATACATATGACACATATTCCAACTCCCGGTGATGAAGCAGGGTTAAGAAAATTGGGGGTTAATACTACCAGCGACCCCGATTTTTCCACAAAGACACTTTTTGTTGAATAG
- a CDS encoding AEC family transporter, producing MNFTVTFWSVWIEIIYVFLLILIGVFAKKLNIVSNEGSKSLSSILMNIAWPALLFAAMLKECNWNLIKENLVLILIGALIVIIGYVIGIIGSRIGRIPKPRKSAFLYACMINNYSFLPLPIVLILFGEKGVVLLALCNLGTILIQWTLGIYIVTAHRLGISSLKKIINMPLIAIVSGMILSGFHVQCPKLVADLGVVLIRLLEALGQITVPIAMLIAGFVLADIHYLKVFKDKDVIFINVLRLVVIPTCILILISFFNMPIISKKIASVVAIMPVAIAASVVIKQYGGDERFTASAIYSTTLLSIITIPAFLAIILV from the coding sequence ATGAATTTTACTGTTACTTTCTGGTCGGTTTGGATTGAGATAATCTATGTGTTTCTTCTCATACTTATTGGTGTATTTGCAAAAAAACTCAATATAGTTTCTAACGAAGGCTCGAAATCCCTTTCAAGTATCTTAATGAATATTGCCTGGCCAGCATTGCTCTTTGCTGCAATGCTGAAAGAATGTAATTGGAATCTGATAAAAGAGAATCTGGTTCTTATACTCATTGGCGCCTTAATTGTAATTATAGGCTATGTTATCGGAATTATTGGATCAAGAATTGGAAGAATACCAAAGCCCAGAAAGAGCGCATTTTTATATGCTTGTATGATAAACAATTACTCTTTCCTGCCCTTACCAATTGTTTTAATTTTATTTGGAGAAAAGGGAGTAGTCCTGCTAGCGCTATGTAATCTTGGAACGATTCTCATTCAGTGGACTTTAGGAATCTATATAGTTACTGCTCACAGGCTTGGGATATCCTCTCTCAAAAAAATAATCAATATGCCGCTTATTGCAATAGTTTCAGGGATGATCTTGAGCGGATTCCATGTGCAATGTCCAAAACTAGTCGCAGATTTGGGTGTAGTGTTAATAAGGCTATTGGAAGCACTGGGGCAAATAACAGTTCCAATTGCAATGCTAATAGCTGGTTTTGTACTTGCGGATATTCATTATCTCAAGGTATTCAAAGATAAAGATGTAATATTTATTAATGTATTGAGATTAGTAGTAATACCAACATGTATTCTTATACTAATTAGTTTTTTTAATATGCCGATTATAAGTAAAAAAATTGCAAGTGTAGTAGCTATTATGCCCGTTGCAATTGCAGCCTCAGTTGTTATAAAGCAATATGGGGGAGATGAAAGGTTTACAGCATCTGCTATTTATTCAACAACTCTGCTTTCTATAATTACAATCCCTGCTTTTTTGGCAATTATATTAGTCTAA